One genomic segment of Petrotoga sp. 9PWA.NaAc.5.4 includes these proteins:
- the fabG gene encoding 3-oxoacyl-ACP reductase FabG has product MKLKDKIAIVTGGSTGIGKEISRFFIKEGAKVIAISVDESPQINENEKTDFPEGSFVYYHADITDSLKINEIINEIVDKYQRIDILVNNAGMAKDNFLVIMKEEDFDKVIEVNLKGTFVVTKAVARAMRKQKYGNIISMASVVGIEGNIGQTNYSAAKAGIIGMTKSWAKELTMKGENIRVNAIAPGFVRTGMTKSLKEEIINYVVDNTCLKRLGEPEDIAKLAVFLASDDSSFITGQVIRIDGGLRI; this is encoded by the coding sequence TTGAAACTAAAAGATAAAATTGCTATTGTAACAGGTGGTTCCACTGGAATAGGAAAAGAAATTTCCCGCTTTTTTATAAAAGAAGGAGCTAAAGTAATTGCAATTTCTGTTGATGAATCCCCTCAAATAAATGAAAATGAAAAAACAGATTTTCCAGAAGGCAGCTTTGTTTATTATCATGCCGATATTACTGATTCATTAAAAATAAATGAGATAATTAATGAAATAGTTGATAAATATCAAAGAATAGATATTTTAGTAAATAATGCGGGAATGGCTAAAGATAATTTCCTTGTTATAATGAAAGAAGAAGATTTTGACAAAGTTATAGAGGTTAACTTAAAAGGTACTTTTGTAGTAACAAAAGCCGTGGCAAGAGCTATGAGAAAACAAAAATATGGAAATATTATAAGCATGGCAAGTGTTGTTGGAATAGAAGGAAATATAGGCCAAACCAATTATTCTGCCGCAAAAGCTGGAATAATTGGAATGACAAAATCTTGGGCAAAAGAGTTAACAATGAAAGGTGAAAATATTAGAGTCAACGCAATCGCTCCTGGTTTTGTAAGAACGGGAATGACAAAAAGTTTAAAAGAAGAAATTATTAATTATGTCGTTGATAATACATGCCTGAAAAGACTTGGGGAACCAGAAGACATAGCAAAATTAGCGGTTTTCCTAGCAAGTGACGACTCATCTTTCATAACAGGTCAAGTAATAAGAATAGATGGGGGATTAAGAATATAA
- the fabD gene encoding ACP S-malonyltransferase, giving the protein MKCFVFTGQGSQYLGMGKDILEKRPEYNIYFEKVKDKIGVDIKSIIFGNDEKELTLTQNAQIAILVVSYIKYLYALEQGLKPDVVAGHSLGEWTAILAANVISFEDAVEAVYYRGLYMSEAYEPGKGGMAAVIGMDAHEIEKVLENYPNVQIANYNSPSQIVISGEMEELTISMEKLKENGAKRVIPLNVSGPFHSKFLKAAEERLRQKISHIKFMKPIVPVVQNVTAKFETDPEIIKENIIRQITSPVRWIDCVEECIKNGVDEFIEIGPTNVLTKFIKQINKEVKLVNI; this is encoded by the coding sequence TTGAAATGCTTTGTATTTACAGGACAAGGATCACAGTATTTAGGTATGGGAAAAGATATCTTAGAAAAAAGGCCTGAATATAATATATATTTTGAAAAGGTAAAAGACAAAATAGGAGTCGATATTAAAAGTATTATATTTGGAAATGATGAAAAAGAATTAACTTTAACTCAAAATGCTCAAATAGCCATTCTCGTTGTGAGTTATATAAAATATTTATATGCCCTTGAGCAAGGTTTAAAACCTGATGTCGTAGCTGGTCATTCATTAGGAGAGTGGACAGCTATATTGGCAGCTAATGTTATAAGTTTTGAGGATGCTGTCGAAGCGGTATATTATCGTGGACTTTACATGAGTGAAGCATACGAACCTGGAAAAGGTGGAATGGCTGCTGTCATAGGAATGGACGCTCATGAAATTGAAAAAGTTTTAGAAAATTATCCAAATGTCCAAATTGCAAATTATAATTCTCCTTCTCAAATTGTGATAAGTGGTGAAATGGAAGAATTAACTATTTCCATGGAAAAACTTAAAGAAAATGGCGCAAAAAGAGTAATTCCTCTAAACGTTAGCGGCCCTTTTCATTCCAAATTTTTGAAAGCGGCTGAAGAAAGATTAAGACAAAAGATAAGCCATATAAAATTTATGAAACCGATTGTTCCCGTTGTTCAGAATGTCACTGCTAAATTTGAAACTGATCCAGAAATAATAAAAGAAAACATTATAAGACAAATAACTTCACCTGTTAGATGGATCGATTGTGTTGAAGAGTGCATAAAAAATGGAGTAGATGAATTCATAGAAATTGGTCCAACTAATGTTTTAACCAAATTTATAAAGCAAATAAATAAAGAAGTTAAACTGGTTAATATTTAA